In a genomic window of Occallatibacter riparius:
- a CDS encoding methyl-accepting chemotaxis protein, whose product MKQGIYVSNVETFLPENAFIYSQTDLKGRITHVNGVFAEISGYAVEEMLGKPHNLVRHPDMPAEAFADLWRSLKANRPWQGVVKNRRKDGGFYWVVANISPVRENGRVVGFQSLRGKPTREQIQAAADAYRRLREGDRTLRIEEGRVVRVRPEWVERIAQPGRQMGIALALTLLSSCAGIALSFTAHKGWLSIAAAIVFGLSGVAAGLGGAYTLPKLRRRLAGIESQLDHILSTGDLTRTGAMGMADEPISRKLTLLLTWVQSTFQCIQDAVGPVETGTQRILDSILKIQSAAESQNKSTSSVAAATAELELTIREVSEHLQTTESAVVDSGSRATEGAGLSEQAVTRIGDLSNAIKDAARDVEALSASSAEVGEVARLIREITEQTNLLALNASIEAARAGQAGRGFAVVANEVRSLADRTRAATGRIDELLSTIKGDSDRAITGMHAGTSKVDDGVSLVREAHTTLVGIDGLMSGAVKRVSEIASASSQQTIAMNEISSNIHQVAAMTEQNVGAVHTATDLIAGLSPMVDRVKKSVAQYTV is encoded by the coding sequence ATGAAGCAAGGGATTTATGTCAGCAATGTTGAGACCTTCCTTCCCGAGAATGCTTTCATCTATTCGCAAACCGATTTGAAGGGCAGGATCACGCACGTTAATGGGGTCTTTGCCGAGATCAGTGGCTACGCGGTGGAAGAGATGCTGGGCAAGCCGCACAACCTGGTGCGGCATCCCGATATGCCGGCCGAGGCTTTCGCGGACTTATGGAGATCTCTGAAAGCGAACCGGCCCTGGCAGGGAGTGGTGAAGAATCGGCGGAAGGACGGCGGATTCTACTGGGTGGTGGCCAACATCTCTCCGGTGCGGGAAAACGGCCGGGTCGTAGGATTCCAATCGCTGCGGGGAAAGCCCACGCGGGAGCAGATTCAGGCGGCTGCCGACGCTTACCGGCGCCTTCGCGAGGGTGACCGAACACTGCGCATCGAAGAAGGACGCGTGGTGCGGGTGCGTCCCGAGTGGGTCGAGCGAATCGCGCAGCCAGGAAGGCAGATGGGCATTGCGCTCGCGTTGACGCTGCTTTCTTCCTGCGCAGGCATTGCCCTGAGTTTTACCGCGCACAAGGGCTGGCTGAGCATTGCCGCGGCCATTGTGTTCGGCTTGTCAGGCGTTGCTGCGGGGTTGGGTGGCGCCTACACGCTGCCGAAGCTCAGGCGGAGGTTGGCGGGAATTGAGTCGCAGCTCGACCACATTCTTTCGACGGGCGATTTGACGCGTACCGGTGCGATGGGAATGGCAGACGAGCCGATTTCGCGCAAGCTCACTCTGTTGCTCACATGGGTACAGTCAACGTTCCAGTGCATTCAGGATGCCGTGGGCCCGGTTGAGACGGGAACGCAGCGCATCCTCGACTCCATTCTGAAAATCCAGAGCGCGGCGGAATCGCAGAACAAGTCCACGTCAAGTGTGGCGGCGGCTACGGCAGAGCTCGAGCTCACCATTCGCGAAGTGTCGGAACACCTGCAGACCACCGAGAGTGCTGTCGTTGATTCGGGCTCAAGGGCGACAGAGGGCGCTGGATTGTCAGAGCAGGCTGTAACGCGAATCGGTGATCTGAGTAATGCGATCAAGGATGCGGCGCGCGACGTGGAAGCGCTAAGCGCCAGTTCGGCGGAAGTGGGCGAAGTGGCGCGACTGATTCGCGAGATCACCGAGCAGACGAATCTTCTGGCGTTGAATGCGTCCATCGAAGCTGCGCGTGCCGGGCAGGCAGGACGTGGATTTGCCGTCGTCGCAAACGAGGTGCGCAGCCTTGCCGATCGCACGCGCGCTGCCACCGGCCGGATTGACGAGCTTCTCAGCACGATCAAGGGTGACAGCGATCGCGCCATCACCGGAATGCACGCGGGAACGAGCAAGGTCGACGATGGCGTGTCGCTGGTGCGGGAGGCCCACACTACGCTGGTCGGCATTGACGGCCTCATGAGCGGCGCGGTCAAGCGGGTATCGGAGATTGCAAGTGCATCGTCACAGCAGACCATTGCGATGAATGAAATCAGCAGCAACATCCATCAGGTGGCCGCGATGACGGAGCAGAATGTAGGCGCGGTGCACACGGCTACGGATCTCATTGCGGGTCTGTCGCCGATGGTGGACCGCGTTAAGAAATCGGTGGCGCAATATACGGTGTGA
- a CDS encoding CPBP family intramembrane glutamic endopeptidase: MTGEKNARRLRTAFFGERGIRPGWLFAIFVALNYLLGPILDYVLPKIHFPAWDMTWLGMTSNEWLNFAAVALLTRVMCRIDRTPFSSHGLSTSPGSTRLFAQGVVWGIVPSIIIVIPIWLAGACSFHGLALAPAELIKYAALWALAFLGVGFAEEFTFRGYAQQTLSRAIGFWPAAAILSSVFGLMHLIFKPNEGWIDPLSVALYGMFWCLTLRRTGTLWFAIGFHAASDYTDMVVFAEPNTGNAGKPLPGHLLNVEFHGPAWLTGGPRGTEASMLVFAILALLFYFFHKAYPAKRAVEEGVLISN, encoded by the coding sequence ATGACTGGTGAGAAGAACGCGCGGCGTTTGCGAACCGCATTTTTCGGCGAGCGCGGCATCCGGCCGGGCTGGCTGTTTGCCATCTTCGTCGCGCTGAATTATCTACTGGGGCCGATCCTCGATTACGTGCTGCCGAAGATTCATTTTCCCGCCTGGGACATGACCTGGCTCGGCATGACCAGCAACGAGTGGCTCAACTTCGCGGCCGTTGCGCTGCTGACGCGGGTGATGTGCCGCATCGATCGGACGCCGTTCTCCTCCCATGGCCTGAGTACGTCGCCCGGATCGACGCGCCTTTTCGCGCAGGGAGTTGTGTGGGGTATTGTGCCCTCGATCATCATTGTGATCCCCATCTGGCTAGCGGGTGCGTGCTCGTTCCACGGGCTGGCGTTGGCTCCGGCTGAGCTGATCAAATATGCCGCTTTATGGGCGCTCGCATTTCTGGGTGTCGGGTTCGCAGAGGAATTCACGTTCCGCGGCTACGCGCAGCAGACTCTGTCCCGAGCGATCGGTTTCTGGCCGGCCGCGGCCATTCTGTCCAGTGTGTTCGGCCTGATGCACCTGATTTTCAAGCCGAACGAAGGCTGGATCGATCCGCTATCGGTGGCATTGTATGGAATGTTCTGGTGCCTGACGTTGCGCCGGACGGGAACGTTGTGGTTCGCCATCGGATTTCACGCGGCGTCCGACTACACCGACATGGTCGTCTTCGCCGAACCGAACACCGGTAACGCGGGGAAGCCGCTGCCGGGCCATCTGCTGAACGTGGAGTTCCACGGCCCCGCTTGGCTCACTGGAGGTCCGCGCGGAACCGAAGCCAGCATGCTGGTGTTCGCGATCCTGGCGCTGCTGTTCTACTTCTTCCACAAGGCCTATCCGGCCAAACGCGCAGTGGAAGAGGGAGTGCTCATCTCGAACTGA
- a CDS encoding VOC family protein produces the protein MNFNRSVPTDTVLPHVAYHDVEEALAWLSRAFGFVEHYRYGDPVSGAQVRAGNAFLMVKRAGLETSLPDQLGYGTQSLTIFIDDVEAHCERARTAGARILEEPHETVYGEFQYAARDLAGHHWLFSRHAHDLYPAQWGADVANPVTAPAHVAPMLSVRRGKAAVEFYMDAFGAQVLFQIEAPDGAVVAELGVGQSRFWVADESPEHKNFSPETLGGGTVRMVLTVHDPDSAFQRAIDTGAAVVHPVTDQDYGWRVGRLVDPFGHHWEIGKPL, from the coding sequence ATGAACTTCAATCGTTCCGTCCCAACTGACACGGTGCTGCCGCACGTCGCCTACCACGACGTGGAAGAGGCGCTCGCGTGGCTGAGCCGCGCCTTTGGTTTCGTGGAGCACTACCGTTACGGCGATCCCGTGAGCGGCGCCCAAGTGCGCGCAGGCAACGCGTTCCTGATGGTCAAGCGCGCAGGCCTCGAGACTTCCCTGCCCGACCAGCTCGGCTACGGAACGCAAAGCCTGACCATTTTCATCGACGATGTGGAAGCGCATTGCGAGCGAGCCAGGACCGCGGGTGCGCGCATTCTGGAAGAGCCGCACGAGACGGTGTATGGCGAGTTCCAATACGCAGCACGCGATCTCGCCGGGCATCACTGGCTGTTCTCGCGGCACGCTCACGATTTGTATCCCGCGCAATGGGGAGCGGACGTAGCCAATCCAGTCACGGCCCCAGCGCACGTTGCGCCCATGCTTTCTGTGAGGCGAGGCAAGGCTGCTGTCGAATTCTATATGGATGCATTCGGCGCGCAGGTGCTATTCCAAATAGAGGCTCCCGACGGCGCTGTGGTCGCGGAGTTAGGAGTGGGGCAGTCGCGCTTCTGGGTCGCGGATGAGTCGCCGGAGCACAAGAACTTCAGTCCGGAGACACTGGGCGGCGGAACCGTGCGCATGGTGCTGACGGTGCACGATCCGGACAGCGCCTTTCAGCGCGCGATCGACACCGGCGCTGCGGTCGTGCATCCTGTTACGGACCAGGATTACGGCTGGCGCGTGGGCCGCCTCGTTGATCCGTTCGGACATCATTGGGAAATTGGAAAGCCGCTGTAA
- a CDS encoding TatD family hydrolase: MLIDSHAHLDSPRYTDDRAEMLRRCTEAGVGAVLSIGIGEGPQEMHQALDICREFNGQPGMPRLYASAGIYPHSTVDADDAAIAKLDGLLAQPEVIACGEIGLDYYHEGAAHDVQRAGLIRQLEVAAARKRPILIHCRGTNETTDAWNHLFLVLDTYWRHTGLGGVMHCFGAGWDEAKRALDMGFLISFAGNVTYAKAQNLRDVAAKVPLDGMLVETDAPWLAPGPMRGKRNEPAMVTHTAQTLAEAKGVTAEEIAATTTANFARLFKLEMELV, from the coding sequence TTGCTCATCGATTCGCACGCACACCTCGACAGTCCGCGTTACACCGACGATCGCGCCGAAATGCTGCGCCGTTGCACCGAAGCGGGCGTGGGCGCGGTGCTTTCCATCGGCATTGGCGAAGGTCCCCAGGAGATGCACCAGGCACTCGATATCTGCCGCGAGTTCAACGGCCAGCCCGGCATGCCGCGGCTTTACGCGAGCGCAGGCATCTATCCGCACTCGACGGTAGACGCCGACGACGCGGCCATTGCAAAGCTGGATGGGCTGTTGGCTCAGCCTGAAGTCATCGCCTGCGGCGAAATCGGCCTGGACTACTATCACGAGGGCGCGGCGCACGATGTGCAGCGCGCGGGCTTGATCCGCCAGCTTGAAGTCGCGGCGGCGCGCAAGCGGCCGATCCTGATTCACTGCCGCGGCACAAACGAGACCACCGATGCATGGAACCATCTGTTTCTCGTCCTCGATACGTACTGGCGGCACACCGGCCTAGGTGGCGTGATGCACTGCTTCGGCGCGGGATGGGACGAGGCGAAGCGCGCGCTCGACATGGGCTTCCTGATCTCGTTCGCCGGCAACGTCACGTATGCCAAGGCGCAGAACCTGCGCGACGTGGCCGCGAAAGTTCCACTCGACGGCATGCTCGTCGAGACCGATGCTCCGTGGCTCGCGCCGGGTCCCATGCGCGGCAAACGTAACGAGCCAGCGATGGTGACGCATACGGCCCAGACGCTGGCAGAGGCGAAGGGCGTAACTGCCGAAGAGATCGCCGCGACGACAACTGCCAACTTCGCAAGGTTGTTCAAGCTGGAAATGGAGTTGGTCTGA
- a CDS encoding helix-turn-helix transcriptional regulator — protein MLTVTARPRSPRLLPFIKSFHYHEANLPMGLERIVPNGQAHLMVNLAEDEFRTYDRANPALKIRHSGAVLAGPHAQSLILDTRQMHWLAAVQFRPGGAGHFLASPASEACNHVVNLDAIWIATSMREQLLDAPTPQARFDVLENLLLRHLDDSFDPAIAWAIGALERGMRVAKVAARLGMLPRKFERRFTNRVGLTPKRYARVRRLQGVLKSIRTSAPPDWSMLAAKHGYHDQSHLVHDFRELADITPSGYKPHSAARNNHIPIVAQ, from the coding sequence ATGCTGACCGTCACTGCACGCCCCAGATCCCCGCGCCTGCTGCCGTTCATCAAATCGTTTCATTATCACGAGGCCAACCTGCCCATGGGCCTCGAACGCATTGTGCCCAACGGCCAGGCTCACCTGATGGTCAATCTTGCCGAAGACGAGTTCCGCACCTACGATCGCGCAAATCCAGCCCTCAAGATTCGCCATTCCGGTGCGGTGCTCGCCGGCCCTCACGCGCAGTCCCTCATCCTCGATACGCGGCAGATGCACTGGCTTGCCGCGGTCCAGTTTCGCCCCGGCGGCGCAGGCCATTTTCTCGCATCTCCCGCCAGCGAGGCATGCAACCATGTAGTGAATCTGGATGCGATTTGGATCGCAACCTCAATGCGCGAGCAACTGCTCGACGCACCCACTCCGCAGGCACGTTTCGATGTATTGGAGAACCTGCTTCTGCGACACCTTGACGACTCCTTCGATCCCGCTATTGCCTGGGCCATCGGTGCACTCGAGCGTGGCATGCGCGTTGCTAAGGTAGCTGCGCGGCTTGGCATGTTGCCGCGGAAATTCGAGCGACGCTTTACCAATAGAGTGGGCCTCACGCCCAAGCGCTACGCCCGCGTACGCCGCCTCCAGGGTGTCCTGAAATCGATCCGCACCAGCGCGCCGCCCGACTGGAGCATGTTGGCAGCCAAGCATGGCTATCACGACCAGTCGCATCTGGTGCACGATTTTCGCGAGCTTGCCGATATCACTCCATCGGGCTACAAACCTCATTCCGCGGCGCGCAACAATCACATCCCGATCGTCGCGCAGTGA
- a CDS encoding flavin reductase family protein produces MSHSFEHSDFETIAPKILYFGNPVALISSLNEDGTPNLAPISSFWALGWTMTLGLLSDTKTLQNLKAQPECVVNLPSPDMWRQVEALAPLTGRNPVPEDKREKFRFERDKFAAASFTTMPSEVVSAPRVRECPVQLEAVTRSIHELSGESRIQKLGGAASVEIEILRVHVRRDFVVNGHYIDPAKWQPLIYNFRHYFGLGEELGSTFRAEV; encoded by the coding sequence ATGTCCCATTCATTTGAGCATTCGGACTTCGAGACAATCGCGCCGAAGATTCTTTACTTCGGAAATCCGGTCGCACTCATCAGTTCGCTGAACGAAGACGGTACACCGAACCTTGCTCCGATCTCGTCCTTCTGGGCCCTCGGCTGGACCATGACCTTGGGGCTTCTCTCCGACACCAAGACTCTTCAGAACCTGAAGGCTCAGCCGGAATGCGTTGTGAATCTGCCATCGCCTGACATGTGGCGGCAGGTGGAGGCGCTCGCTCCCCTGACAGGCCGAAATCCCGTCCCCGAAGACAAGCGTGAGAAATTCCGTTTTGAAAGGGACAAGTTCGCCGCGGCCTCATTTACCACGATGCCCAGCGAGGTAGTTTCAGCACCGCGGGTGCGGGAGTGCCCGGTGCAACTCGAAGCCGTCACGCGTTCCATCCATGAGCTCTCGGGAGAGTCGCGGATTCAAAAACTGGGTGGCGCGGCATCGGTCGAGATCGAGATTCTTCGAGTTCACGTACGCCGGGATTTTGTCGTTAACGGCCACTATATAGATCCTGCCAAATGGCAGCCTCTCATTTACAACTTTCGCCATTACTTCGGACTTGGTGAGGAACTCGGCAGCACGTTCCGGGCAGAGGTCTGA
- a CDS encoding VOC family protein — MRPQPLITVSDVEASSRWYQRLLGCRSAHGGSAYDQLVHHGELVMQLHSFEVEHHHGRIADPDDKPYGNGVLLWFEVDDFDAVMERAAEMNVTIVMPKHRNPPASEGDGGPNHWECWMRDPDGYTVVVASPYGTADGSWKPPANIWG, encoded by the coding sequence ATGCGTCCCCAACCTCTGATTACCGTCTCCGATGTCGAAGCGAGCAGCCGGTGGTACCAGCGCCTGCTCGGATGCCGCAGTGCTCATGGCGGCAGTGCCTATGACCAGCTTGTCCATCACGGCGAGCTCGTGATGCAACTGCACAGCTTTGAGGTGGAGCACCACCACGGGCGGATCGCCGATCCCGACGACAAGCCCTATGGCAACGGCGTGCTGCTGTGGTTCGAGGTAGACGACTTCGATGCCGTGATGGAGCGCGCCGCCGAGATGAACGTCACGATCGTGATGCCGAAGCACCGCAATCCGCCGGCCAGCGAGGGCGATGGCGGCCCCAACCACTGGGAGTGCTGGATGCGCGATCCGGATGGATACACGGTCGTAGTGGCGAGCCCGTATGGAACGGCGGATGGATCCTGGAAACCGCCTGCGAACATTTGGGGCTGA